Proteins encoded within one genomic window of Salmo trutta chromosome 11, fSalTru1.1, whole genome shotgun sequence:
- the LOC115201910 gene encoding zinc finger protein 583-like, with amino-acid sequence MDTEILIVTQRLLHTGSDRRSDPERLGRLGCRPAPSSEYLPVFHQSQKTVHSRGDGDALDTGGDDPSCSYTTEMDPGNISLGLETQTDLSRGDWNRYSSSVYSEGCLDKKGEVIVEDEVTVKVEGDAPPTWNADSQLGDGHSQGRDFLDYRGSLETNLNVATHSPLHAFRDRNPASTLMAPSASHSHILSDQVLNSNDRARAQAHGVGATSGNSKEKRFLCMFCNKGFSCPQKLEIHQRVHTGVKPFSCTQCHMHFSVAGNLKRHQRVHTGVKPFSCTHCQMHFAQAGDLKRHERVHTGEKPFSCPQCEKRFSRQHQLRMHLKVHTGERSFACTHCRKRFSERSYLRIHQQKNHSTQ; translated from the coding sequence ATGGACACCGAGATATTAATTGTAACACAAAGGCTCTTACACACAGGATCTGACCGCAgatcagacccagagagactggggagactggGCTGTCGTCCTGCTCCCAGCTCAGAGTATTTACCGGTATTTCACCAGAGCCAGAAGACAGTTCATTCCCGTGGAGATGGTGACGCGTTAGACACTGGTGGTGATGATCCGTCTTGTTCTTACActacagagatggaccctggcaacatatccttgggtttagagacacagactgatctgtctagaggggactggaaccgatacagtagtagtgtatactccgaagggtgcctagataagaaaggggaggttATAGTGGAAGATGAAgtgactgtgaaagtggagggTGACGCTCCTCCCACATGGAATGCAGATAGTCAACTAGGAGACGGACACTCACAGGGCAGAGATTTCTTAGATTACAGGGGAAGCTTAGAGACAAATCTAAATGTtgccacccactcccctttacacgCATTCAGGGATCGCAATCCTGCGTCCACATTGATGGCACCTTCCGCTTCACACAGCCATATCCTTTCcgatcaggtattgaactcaaacgACAGGGCTAGAGCCCAGGCTCATGGAGTGGGAGCCACATCAGGCAATAgtaaagagaaacggttcctctgcatgttctgtaacaaaggaTTCAGCTGCCCCCAGAAGCTagagatccaccagagggtccacacaggggtaaaacccttcagctgtacccagtgtcatatGCACTTTTCCGTGGCTGgaaacctgaagaggcaccagagggtccatacaggggtgaaacccttcagctgtacccatTGTCAAATGCACTTTGCTCAGGCTGGTGACCTGAAGAGGCAcgagagggtccacacaggggagaaacccttcagctgcccccagtgtgagaagaggttctcccgtCAGCACCAGCTGAGGATGCACCTGAAGGTTCACACGGGAGAGAGGTCGTTCGCCTGTACACACTGcaggaagaggttctcagagaggagctacctcaggatacaccagcagaaaaaccaTTCCACTCAATAA